CGAATTCGCCAATTTACAACAAAAGCGAGGGAAAACCCCGCTTGAAGCAGCGATTGAAGGGGCCGCCATTCGTTTGCGCCCCATATTGATGACATCATTTGCATTTATTGCCGGGCTTCTACCTCTAATGTTTGCCTCGGGCGCAGGGGAGATTGGGAACAATACCATTGGTTCGGCGGCGGCTGGAGGTATGTTTTTTGGGACCATTTTCGGCGTGATTCTTATTCCGGGTTTATTTGTGGTATTTGCAACGATGGGAACGACACAGAATCATGAGGAAGAATCAAAGACAGAAAAGGCTCCCCGATTAAGTTTCAAATCCCGATTTAAATTTGCCCGCAGGTTGGCCAAACTTCAATAGTTCCTGATTCCTCAATGGGTTCCGTCGAATTTCAACAAATATTAGAATTTCTTCGTTCATAGACCCTGAAAGGTCATATGTATTTCAATCTTATCATTCTGTTCCTGATTCTATTGTTGAATGGGTGCACAGGACTGAAAACCGATTTGGCTATTCCGGAAAACGAAATACCAACAAGCTTCAAGGATAAAACAGATCCCACCAATATTGCCGACATCCAATGGAAAGATTACTTTGCCGATCCGCTCCTTCATAATTTAATAGATACGGCCATAAAGAATAACATTGATTTACAAATGGCCTTGCAGCGAATTGAAATTGCGCGTTCAAGTGTCAGAGCTGCAACCGGAGCACTGATGCCGACGCTGGGTTTGGGGGTGGGTACGGCTATTCGCCGATACGGACGGTACACCATGGACGGGGCAGGAAACTCGACGACCGACATTACTCCCGGTCAAACCGTGCCCACCAATTTGCCTGATCTCTTTGTGGGTTTACAGTCATCGTGGGAGGTTGATATTTGGGGAAAGCTGCAAAATCAGCGCAGTTCCGCCATGGCAAAATTTTTGGGAAGTATCGAAGGCACGAGCTTTGTCGTGTCTAATCTGGTAGCCGATGTCGCAACTTTTTATAACGAGTTGCGGGCATTGGACAATGAATTGGAAATCATCAGGCAAACTCTCCATACTCAGTATGAGTCATTGGAGGTGATTGAATTGCAGAAGGAAACCGGTCGGGCAACCGAATTAGCCGTGGAACTATTTAAGGCTCAAGTGCTCAATACCAGTATTTTGGAAAAAGAGGTGCTGCAACAAATTACGGTCACCGAAAATCACATAAACTTCTTGTTGGGGCGCTTTCCACAAACCATTGAACGGACCAAAGGCGAATATTTCACAGATATTCCACAGGAGATTTCATCGGGTGTTCCCTCGCAACTATTAGCAAACCGCCCGGACGTTCGTGAGGCCGAATTTCAGATCAAAGCCAGTAAGTTTGATTTGAAAGTGGCTAAAGCCGCTTTTTTCCCAACCTTTAATATTACGGCAAGTTTTGGGTTTCAAGCCTTCAATCCCGATTTTTTATTTGTAGCGCCCGCCTCAATCGCGTATACCGCGGTGGGCACGTTGGTCGCCCCACTGATTAATAGAAATGCCTTACAGGCACAGTTCCACTACGCAGAAGCCCAACAGTTAAACGCCATGTATAATTATCAGAAAACAATTTTGAATGCCTATGTTGAAGTGGCCAATGAGCTCTCTAATATTCATAACTTGCGAAAAATCAATGCTCTGAAAAAACAACAAAACAAAGTGTTGCGACAATCTGTCGAAACGTCACACTTACTCTATAGATATGGCAGGGCAAGCTACCTGGAGGTCCTCATTGCACAGCGGAATGCTTTGCAATCCGACCTCGAATTAATTAATTTTGCCAAGCAATTACGAATAGCGGTGGTAAAAATTTACAAGGCATTAGGAGGAGGATGGAAATAAGAATTGTCACTTCCGGAATTCACATTGGATGGTATGAAGCGGTAACCAGGATTGCGATCGATGCGGCAGGATTTCTCGTAGATTGGGGTTGATTCCGTTTGATAAGGATGGAGCGTATTATTTCCTTGTGGCCGTTTAAGCTTCGATAGCCCCATTGATACCGTATGGTTGAAGGCTTCAACCGATATGCTGGGCAGGCTATTACGTTTTCCTTGCTGCACGTTTCGTACGCTTTAAACTTTGATTCGATGTGCCCTAGGTTTCTCTTGTATCATGATGCTCGTGCTTCGGTTCATGTTGAAAATTCAATTATGGGACCGCCATTTTTTAATACCTTCAATCCGGAAAATAATGCATGAGAGTTCAAGCGGGCCTATTGGGAGCTTTATATGGGGTTGTGGTTTTTACCGGATCGGCCTTGGGCGATCTTTTCGAGGTGAAGGAAGTCGTGGAAGAGGCCATGTGCAAAAAAATCGCCACGGATTATGCGAACGATCCCAATTCCCTTTCTGTACAAGCCATCGCCCATTTACAAATCTGTCTAGCTCAAACATTGAAAAAGACTGCCTCGCCTGCCACACACAGGAATTTTGATATTCAATCCCCTCGCCCTTCGACAAATCTTGGTGACACCATCCTTCCGATCCCCCCAACCCCTCCAACACCACCCAAGGCCCTGAAGATTCGGTGAGAATGGGTTTCTTGTCTTTTTCTTCACCCACCCTCCAATTACAAGATACATAAAAGAAGGTGAATGGAAATGGTAGGGGATGTTTTTTATCGTTTTGCTGTAGATGATTCCATCGGGTAGATGTTTCTTGGCTCGTTCCTTACGCAGGAATGAGTCCTCAACTGAATGGTGGCGTGACAGACGCATTGGGACGAGGGTCAGGCCGAAACCCTGAATACTTCGTAGATCTCTCTACCGGTTTTTGGATCTGTTTCAGGTTATTTTTGAATGACGGTCTCTGTGGCAGTATCTTCGGCAATTTTCTTGAATGAGCTCAGCTACCGGTTAGGGCTTTCTCTCCTTGACTTCCATATCCGATCAACAGCGATTTGATCATTTCATAAAAGCCACTCACCGCAATCAGAATCGTATCGTCGCAGAACTCATAATCCGGCTGATGGAGGCCGGGTGCATGTTCTCCAATACCAAGTCCAAAATGGAGGATGGGGCAAATATTGCCAAAATGCCCAAAGTCCTCCGACCAGCGGAACGGTTTGAGAATTTCCATGGCCTCAATTCCCGTATCCAGGCACACGCGCTCCAGGGTATCAACCAAGGCGTCATCGTTGACTGTCGCCGGAAAATCCTGCACCCATTCGACTTCCACAAAAAGCCGTTCCGCCTCGGCACAAAGGTGAACACACTGTTCCGCCTCCCGACGTAAGTTTTGAAGGCCCCCCGCAGAAGCTGCACGAAGCGTGGCACAGACAGTTGCTTCTCCGGGTGTGAGCCCGAACGACATGAGCCCCAACTGCGCATGGGTCAGGGTGAGCATACAATACGGATTGTCCGTGATCCTGCTCAGTTGGGGCAGCTCAGCCAGTAGCCGTCCTACGGCATTCGCAGGAGAGCGAGCCTGTTCCGGCTCCGCCGCATGAGAGGCTTGACCAAGGAGACGAACTCTCATCCCGACAGAGGCACTGGCAAAGGTCCCCCGTCGATACACGATATGCCCCTTGGGAAATCCTGGTAGATTATGCAGGGTGATCGCGCAGTCCGGACGGAACTGCTCGAAATTCGGATCATCGATTATTGCCCGTGCGCCTGCCCCTGTTTCCTCTGCAGGCTGAAACAAGAGCACGACTCGTCCACAGATTGGTGGCGTGCGGTGAAGCAGGGGGGCCAAGCCCGCCACGATGGCCATATGTCCGTCATGCCCGCATCGGTGAGCGATGTTCGCTCCTGGCACGAGCCATTGGCTCTTGTCTGCTTCTTCCACAGGCAACCCATCCAGTTCACAGCGGATCATCACCGTTGGCCCGGGATGTTGGCCATGGTAGACCGCCGCGATCCCATAACCACCGAGATGGGTCAACAGTTTGTCCGGTGGATAGGAATGTAAAAAATTTGTGATGAGTGTTGACGTCATGACCTCAGACCCGGCTACTTCCGGGCAAGCGGCAAGGGAGCCACGAAGGGTAATTAATATTCCTTCAAGTATGTGATCCTGTCGGATGTTCTGCATGTTTTTACTCTGTGGTTGTGAGGTGTCTCTGTCTACTCGCACAGATCTGTTGCGTTCGGAGCGTTGGCTGAAACCGGGTTTGTCGCGTCAGAGGTGTTGTATGCGAATACGATCAGGTCATGGTTTGTCATAGGTCACAGAGTGTTCGGAATCGATGAACCTCATGATCCGTGATTCATTTTGCAAGATCCAAATGAGAACGGAAATAGTCGATGGCTTTTTCAAGACCTTGTTCCAACGTAATCCGAGGTTCCCACTTGAGTAGAGTCGTGGCCTTTTCGATATTGGGCCGGCGTACTTTAGGGTCATCGATTGGGAGCGGATGTTGCGTAATCGTGCTCGATGAGTTGGTGAGTTTGATCACCGTTTTGGCAATGTCCATCACGGTGAGTTCTTGTGGATTGCCGATGTTGATAGGGTCATGTATAGAGCCGAGGTTGGCCTGAGTTTTTCCGAAGCGAACCGAATCTTGAACATCTTGATTTTTTCGAAATTCGTCTGGCGGGGCCTGGAGAAGCGAAAGGATTCCCGCGACCAGATCATCGACGTAACAGAAGCTGCGGGTCTGTGACCCATCGCCATATACCGTTAACGGATGCCCTTGTAAGGCTTGCACAATAAAGTTGGACACCACCCGGCCATCCTTTGGGCGCATCCGTGGTCCATAGGTGTTGAAGATTCTGACGATTCTTGTATCAAGGCCATGAAACCGATGGTAGGCAGTGGTCAACGCTTCGGCAAATCGTTTGGCTTCGTCGTAGACGCCTCTGGGGCTAATGGGGTTGACGTTCCCCCAATAGGATTCCGGCTGAGGGTTGACCAATGGATCCCCGTAGACTTCGGATGTGCTGGCCAGGAGAAATCGCGCCTGTTTCGCCTTGGCTAGGCCCAGCGCTTTGTGTGTGCCTAACGCACCGACTTTCATGGTGGCAATGGGAAATTCCAG
The DNA window shown above is from Nitrospiraceae bacterium and carries:
- a CDS encoding amidohydrolase, which produces MQNIRQDHILEGILITLRGSLAACPEVAGSEVMTSTLITNFLHSYPPDKLLTHLGGYGIAAVYHGQHPGPTVMIRCELDGLPVEEADKSQWLVPGANIAHRCGHDGHMAIVAGLAPLLHRTPPICGRVVLLFQPAEETGAGARAIIDDPNFEQFRPDCAITLHNLPGFPKGHIVYRRGTFASASVGMRVRLLGQASHAAEPEQARSPANAVGRLLAELPQLSRITDNPYCMLTLTHAQLGLMSFGLTPGEATVCATLRAASAGGLQNLRREAEQCVHLCAEAERLFVEVEWVQDFPATVNDDALVDTLERVCLDTGIEAMEILKPFRWSEDFGHFGNICPILHFGLGIGEHAPGLHQPDYEFCDDTILIAVSGFYEMIKSLLIGYGSQGEKALTGS
- a CDS encoding SDR family oxidoreductase — encoded protein: MRIFLTGGAGFLGSHLCETLIQQGHTVICLDNLLTGRTENIGALMGHPKFSFIHYNVCDYLHVDGPVDAVMHFASPASPQDYLEFPIATMKVGALGTHKALGLAKAKQARFLLASTSEVYGDPLVNPQPESYWGNVNPISPRGVYDEAKRFAEALTTAYHRFHGLDTRIVRIFNTYGPRMRPKDGRVVSNFIVQALQGHPLTVYGDGSQTRSFCYVDDLVAGILSLLQAPPDEFRKNQDVQDSVRFGKTQANLGSIHDPINIGNPQELTVMDIAKTVIKLTNSSSTITQHPLPIDDPKVRRPNIEKATTLLKWEPRITLEQGLEKAIDYFRSHLDLAK
- a CDS encoding TolC family protein, translated to MYFNLIILFLILLLNGCTGLKTDLAIPENEIPTSFKDKTDPTNIADIQWKDYFADPLLHNLIDTAIKNNIDLQMALQRIEIARSSVRAATGALMPTLGLGVGTAIRRYGRYTMDGAGNSTTDITPGQTVPTNLPDLFVGLQSSWEVDIWGKLQNQRSSAMAKFLGSIEGTSFVVSNLVADVATFYNELRALDNELEIIRQTLHTQYESLEVIELQKETGRATELAVELFKAQVLNTSILEKEVLQQITVTENHINFLLGRFPQTIERTKGEYFTDIPQEISSGVPSQLLANRPDVREAEFQIKASKFDLKVAKAAFFPTFNITASFGFQAFNPDFLFVAPASIAYTAVGTLVAPLINRNALQAQFHYAEAQQLNAMYNYQKTILNAYVEVANELSNIHNLRKINALKKQQNKVLRQSVETSHLLYRYGRASYLEVLIAQRNALQSDLELINFAKQLRIAVVKIYKALGGGWK